In Stanieria sp. NIES-3757, the DNA window TAAAGCTTCTAACCCACACATTTCTTCCGAAAAAAGTGGTGCTTCTTTTACAGGTAAAGGATGAAAATTATCATAAATTTCCTGTTTATAAACTGTTTGATTTTCTTTCCAACGTTGGAAGAAAGGATCGTTTACAGAATCAGGAATAATTCGGTTAGCTACGATTAAATCTGTCGCCACATTATACAAGCTTAAATAAGCATGAGCGCGGAGAGATTCCTTAATCACCATTTTTTCAGGATTCATTACCAAACGTACCGAAGTTTGGTTATTATCCGTCAACACTTTTTCTAAAGCTTCAATCTGTTCGTAAAATTCATAAGGTGCATCCATCACTTCTTTATCTGGTAAAGAAAAACCCGTAATCGGTTTAAAGATTGGCTCAAACAATGGTCGCAATGCTGCTGACATTCCTTGTAAAGGTTTGTAAAAACGCCTCATATACCATCCCCCTACTTCTGGAAGACTGAGTAATCTTAAAGCAGTTCCCGTAGGAGCAGAATCAATAATTAAGACATCAAAATCACCTTCATCATAATGACGTTTCATCCTTACCAAGCCAAAGATTTCATCCATTCCTGGTAAAATTGCTAATTCCTCAGCTTGAACACCATCTAAACCTCTTGCTTGTAAAACCTGGGTAATATAACGTTTTACTGCACCCCAATTGCCTTCCAATTCCATCAGTGCATCTAATTCTGCACCCCATAAATTAGGACGTACTTGCTTGGGTTCGTGTCCTAATTCCAAATCAAAACTATCTGCAAGAGAATGAGCGGGGTCTGTACTCAAAACCAAAGTTCTATAACCAAGTTCGGCACAACGAAGACCAGTAGCAGCAGCTACTGAGGTTTTACCTACGCCTCCTTTACCAGTCATCAAAATTACGCGCATATTACAGTCTTGTCCTAGCTGAGAAAAAATATTTACATTACTTATTATTATTGTTAATTTTGTTTAAAACCGAACAAATTTTGTTTGAGAACTTCCCAAGGAGAAATGTGCCAATAGTCGACATGAGAACTAATTAAACTATTTTGATTAAGTGTCAGTTCACTCCAACCAGGAATGCTTAAACGTGGTTTCCAAGGCAGAGGGGAAGTCAGGTGTAAAGTCCATTCTGTTTTAAGACAATTTTCGTGAAGGCTAATGTCATGTAGATCTAGGTTAATCTCCCTAAAAAAATTCCCCAAAAAACCAATCATGGCTTGATAGCGTTTAATTCCCCGAAACTCATTCAAAGGGTCTTTAAAATAAACATCTTCAGCGTAAATACTGTAGGTCTGGTCTTTAGGAAAATTTTGATAATCTTGTTTGATAATTTCAATGATTTCCATTATTGAATTTATGATTCGCTAGCGTCTACTTCTGACCATAATCGCTTTAACTGATATTTCCAAGCAGCCAAAAACTGTTCTCTTTCCTCTGGTTTTTGATTGAGTCCGCCCAACATTCCTTCTTGATAAAATCTTTCCAGAGTTTGTAAGGTTGTCTCCAAACTTTGATTCTGAAGTTTAGCAGCGTAAATAATTTGACGAATACGTTCTTCAATCAACTCCTGAAACGATTCTGACAAACCTGCTTCTGCCAGAGTTTCTAAGGATGTAATTGCACTTTGTAAATCTTCTGGAGTTAAACTATCCAACCGATGATAAAAAACACCCCACAATACATTTTGACCTATAGCATAGCGAACTTCACCAGTTGATTCAAAATTGGCAGTTAACAATTGCTCCAACATACCTTGTGCTTCGGTTACTGGTGCAATAGGAGTCAACAAACGTAACCACGAATGATCTTCTGACAAAATTACTAATAAACTCAAGCGATCGCTCTTAATTTGCCATGTATCTTCATCATTGTGAACTATATCATCGGAATTAAACAGTTGAGCCAGAATGATAGTAATTTCTTTAAGTTTCATTATTAAAAAAAGTTTTATTATTTAAAAATTTATACTTTAGACCAGATCTA includes these proteins:
- a CDS encoding arsenite-activated ATPase ArsA: MRVILMTGKGGVGKTSVAAATGLRCAELGYRTLVLSTDPAHSLADSFDLELGHEPKQVRPNLWGAELDALMELEGNWGAVKRYITQVLQARGLDGVQAEELAILPGMDEIFGLVRMKRHYDEGDFDVLIIDSAPTGTALRLLSLPEVGGWYMRRFYKPLQGMSAALRPLFEPIFKPITGFSLPDKEVMDAPYEFYEQIEALEKVLTDNNQTSVRLVMNPEKMVIKESLRAHAYLSLYNVATDLIVANRIIPDSVNDPFFQRWKENQTVYKQEIYDNFHPLPVKEAPLFSEEMCGLEALEKLKEILYRDEDPAQVYYRENTVKVVQNKDNYSLELYLPGIPKEQIQLNKTGDELNIRIGNHRRNLVLPQALAALSPSGAKMEEDYLKISFSNLSKV
- a CDS encoding hypothetical protein (Domain of unknown function DUF1821), which codes for MKLKEITIILAQLFNSDDIVHNDEDTWQIKSDRLSLLVILSEDHSWLRLLTPIAPVTEAQGMLEQLLTANFESTGEVRYAIGQNVLWGVFYHRLDSLTPEDLQSAITSLETLAEAGLSESFQELIEERIRQIIYAAKLQNQSLETTLQTLERFYQEGMLGGLNQKPEEREQFLAAWKYQLKRLWSEVDASES